Within Burkholderia cepacia GG4, the genomic segment CCGGCGCGTTGTGGATCAGTTCGCCGCGACAGTTCCACAGGAAGATGTCCTCGGCCGGCCAGCCGACACCCGCTGCGATCCCGTCCAGTTCCGCGACGAGCTCGGGGTACGCGGCCAGCGCGGCCTGCCGCAGCGCGGCGACGAACGGATGGCCGCGCCAGCGGCGCACGGCCTGCCATGCGCTGCTCTGCTGCATGTACGTATCGAACACGGGGCGGGCAAGCTCGCCGAGGCGCACGCCGATGTCGAACGGCGTGCCGGCGATGACGGGGGAAAGGGAAAGCGGCATGTCGGATGGTTCGGTTTCGTTCAGGACACGTGTTTGAGGAATTCCTTCAGGCGCGGTGTCGGCGGCCGGTCGATCAGGTCGACCGGATGGCCGTCCTCGGCGATGCCGCCCTGATCCATGAACAGCAGCCGCGTGCCGACCCGTTTCGCGAAGCCGATCTCGTGCGTGACGACGATCATCGTCATCCCTTCGGTCGCGAGATCCTGCATCACTTTCAGCACTTCGTGGCGCAATTCCGGATCGAGCGCCGAGGTCGGCTCGTCGAACAGCATCAGCCGCGGCCGGATCGCCAGCGCACGCGCGATCGCGACGCGCTGCTGCTGGCCGCCGGACAACTCCGACGGATAATGATTCGCGCGCGATTCGAGGCCGACCTTGTCGAGCAGCGCCATCGCCTGGTCGCGCGCATCGGCACGCGACGCACCGCGCACCTGGATCGGCCCGAACATCACGTTCTCGAGCGCGGTCATTTGCGGAAACAGGTTGAACTGCTGGAACACCATGCCTGCCTCGAGCCGGATGTTGCGGATCGTCGACGCGTTGCCGCGCACGCTCTGGCCGTCGACCAGCAGCTCGCCGCCGGTGATTTTCTCGAGCGCGTTGATACAGCGCAACATCGTCGATTTGCCCGAGCCCGACGGGCCGATCACGACCACGACTTCGCCCGCGTCGATCTTCAGGTCGATATGCTTCAGCACCGGCACGTGGCCGAAGCTCTTCGACACGTTCTGGAATTCGATCATGCTCATAGGATCCTCATCCTCTTTTCGACGAGCCGAAGCGTCAGCGTCATCGCGCCGGTCAGCATCAGGTAGATGACGGCCACCGCAGTCCAGATTTCAACTGCCTGGAAATTGCCCGCGATGATTTCCTGCCCCTTGCGCGTCAACTCGCCGACGCCGATCACGATGAACAGCGACGTGTCCTTGAGGCTCACGATGCACTGGTTGCCGAGCGGCGGAATCAGCCGCCGGAACGCAAGCGGCCCGACCACCTTCAGCAGCACGCGCGGCATCGACAGGCCCATCGCGAGCCCCGCTTCCGTCAGCCCCTTCGGGATCGACAGCAGCGCGCCGCGCACCACTTCCGCGAGATACGCGCCCGAATTCACCGTGATCGCGATGATCGCGGCCGTCAGACCGTCGATGCGGATATGCGCGAGCAGCGGCAGCGCGAAGTACAGGAACATCACCTGCACGACGATCGGCGTGCCGCGGATCAGTTCAATATAAACCTGTGCGAGCACGTTCATCGCCTTCGGTCCGTATGCGCGGAACATGCCCGCGATCATCCCGACGATGAACCCGCCCACCAGCCCGAAAAATGCGATGAACACCGTCAACCGGACCCCTTCCATCAGGTCCGGCAACGCCGCCCAGATCGCCGACCAATCGAAATTCACGTGTCGCTCCCCGTTCGATTCAAGAACGGCGCAGCCGCCCGGCCGCGCCATGATGTGCCGTCACGCTCACATCTTCGGCGGCTCGGCGCCGAACCACTTCTTGTAAATCTGCGCGTAGCGGCCGTCGGCCTTGATCTTCACGAGCGACGCGTTGACCTTCGGTACGAGCGGGCTGCCCTTCGGGAAGCCGATCCCGTACTTGTCGCCGCTGACCGGCTGGCCCGCGACCTTGACCTTGCCCTTGCCTTCGTTGTTCACGAAGAACAGCACGTTCGGCGTGTCGTGCATCGCCGCATCGACACGGCCGGCCTCGAGCGCGAGGTACGCCTGGTCGATGTTCGGGAACTGGCGGATCTCCTTCGGCTTCAGGTGCGCCTTGATCCAGTCGATCGTCGCGGTGCCCGTCTTCGCGGCGATCACCTTGCCGTTCAGGTCGTCGATCGACTTGATCGACGTATTGTCGACCTGCACCATCGCCGCGAGCCCGCTGTCGTAGTACGGCGCGGAGAAGTCGATCGCCTTCTTCCGTTCTTCCTTGATGGTCATCCCCGACAGCGCGACGTCGATGTTCTGCGTCTGCAGCGCCGGGATCAGGCCCGCGAAATCCATCGGCTGGATCGTGTATTTCCAGCCCTGGTCCTTCGCGATCTCCGCCCACAGGTCGAGATCGAAGCCGACGTACTTGTCGCCCTGCTTGAACTCGAACGGCATGAACGACGTATCGGTCCCGACGACGAGCGTCTTGGTATCCGCGTGCGCGATGCTGGCGCCGAGCGCGGCGATTACCGCGACGGCTTTCAGGAAGGAACGGCGACTCATGGTATTTCTCCGCATGATTGAGCGATGTAACCGGCCGGCTGGCCGGGGAACGACGACATCAAGCCGCACCGCAACATGCGATGTTGAATTAGACATTAGTGCAACAAGTGTTGTCAACACGGATACTACGACAACAAAAAAAGACGCAAGGGAAAAATTCATCGAGACAAACCCGAGCCGCGCGGGCGGGATAGATCAGAGGAAAAGGAAACGCCGACGGATGGGGGAACGGCGACGGGGACGTTCGGGCGGGATCGCGCGGGGCGGACGCGAAAGCGTGAAGTCGGGGATGGCACGCGCGACGATGAGCGCGGCGTGCGCCGCCGCACGAACGGACGTGCGGACGTGCGGACGTGCCGACGTGCCGACGCTCGGCGATTCGGCGATTCGGCGATTCGGCGATTCGGCGATTCGGCGATTCAGCGATTCAGCGATTCAGCGATTCAGTGCGACAGTGCGACAGTGCGACAGTGCGAGCGTACACGCCGAAGCCGCGACGTTCCGGATGCCGGCACCGCCGGCGCGGCTCAACGGACGGGGTGTGCGTCGAGCGGCCACGCCGGCCGGCGCGGCCCCGAAGCGGGATCGGTCACGCCGCCACCCCGCTCGCCTGATGCGAGACCAGCCGCGCATACGCGCCCTGCCGCGCGATCAGCGCCGCATGCGTTCCCGCCTCGATGATCCTGCCGTGCTCGATCACGAGGATCGTGTCCGCATTGCGGACGGTCGACAGCCGGTGCGCGATGATGACCGACGTCCGCTGCGCCATCAGGTCCTCCAGCGCCGCGCGGATCTGCTGCTCGCTGATCGTGTCGAGATGCGACGTCGCTTCATCGAGGATCAGCACCGGCGCATCCCTCAGGAACGCCCGCGCGATCGCGACCCGCTGGCGCTGCCCGCCCGACAGCTGCACGCCGCGCTCGCCGACGCGCGTCGCCAGCCCGTCCGGCAACCGCGCGACGAATTCGCCCAGCGCCGCGTGGTCGATCGCGCGCTGCACGTCCTGATCCGACGCATCGTTCGCGGCCAGCCGGATGTTCGCTTCGAGCGTGTCGTTGAACAGATAGGTATCCTGCGCGACGAGCGCGATGTGCTGGCGCAAATCGTCGAGCCGCAGGTCGCGCAGGTCGACCCCGCCGAGCGTCACACGCCCGTGCTGTGGATCCCAGAAGCGCAGCAGCAGGCTCGCGACGGTCGACTTGCCGGCGCCCGACGCGCCCACCAGCGCGACCGTACTGCCGGGCGGCACCTCGAAGCTCACGCGATCGATCGCGGGCACGGCGCGGCCGGGGTACGTGAAATCCGCTTCCTCGAACCGCACGGTCGCGTTGCCGGACAGCGCCTGCGTGCCGTCGACGACCGTCACCGGCTCCTTCTCGAGCGCGCGCAAGCGCCGCGTCGATGCGATCGTGTCGGCCAGTTGCCGCGCGACCTGGCCGATCTCCGCCACGGGCATGAACGCGGCCACCGCGACCAGCACCAGCAGCGGCAACGCTTCGTGCGCGAACCAGCCGCGTGCGCACAACAGCGCGCCGAGCGCCGCGACGGCCAGCCCGCCGAGCCCGCTCGCGACTTCGAGCGCGGCGCTCTGCGCCGACAGATCGTCGAGCAACTTCGCGCGCTGCTGCCCGTACACGTCGGCTTGCGCGACGAACGCAGCACGCCGCCGCGCGATCGCCTGGAACGCGGTCAGCTCCGCGAGCCCCTGGATCGTTTCGGTCAGGTGCGCGCCGAGCTGGCCGAGCGCGTCGCGCGCGCCGGTGCCGAGCCGGTCGACGTCGCGCCGCGCCAGCACGGGCGCGAGCCCGGCCCACAGCAGGAACGGCAGCAGCACCAGCGCGAGCGGCCACGCGACGGACGCAAGCAGCACCAGCACGCCGGCCGGCACCAGCACCGCGACGAATGCGGGTGCCAGCGTATGCGCGTAGAAATACTCGACGGTCTCGACGTCCTGCGTCGCGAGCGCGACCAGGTCGCCGGAACGACGGCGCAGCAATCCGGCCGGCGCCAGCCGCTCGAGCGTTGCAAACAGCGCGATGCGCATCTCCGCGAGCAGCCGGTACGCCATGTCGTGCGCGAGCCATGATTCGAGCCAGTGCAGCACTGCCGCGACCGGCGCGACGACGAGCAGCGCCGCGACGAGCGCCCCGTTCGCGTGCCCGCGCGACACGCCGCCGACCACCAGTGCACCGATCACGCCGACGGCGATGAACGCGAGCACGCGGCCGATTCCGAACAGCACGGTCAGCACGACCTTGCCCTTCCAGGGGCGGACGAACCGCAGCAGCGTGCGCAAGGTTTCGGGCCATTCGATCGTCTCCGCATCGTCGTTCAGCGGCCGGACCTGCGGCCCCGACGCGGCACGTGCGCCCGTGCCGCCGACGGTCGCGGCCGCGCCGACGGCTTCGGCGGCCGCCTCCACCTGCGGCCCCATCAACCGGCGATACGGGCCATCACGCGCGATCAGTTCCGCGTGCGTGCCCTCGTCGACCACCCGCCCCTGGTCGAGCACCATGATGCGATCGGCGCCGATCACGCTGGACAGCCGGTGCGCGAGCACGAGCGTCGTGCGCCCGCGCGTGAGCCGGTCGAGCGCCTGCTGAATCAGCGCTTCGTTCTCCGCATCGACGGAGGACAGCGCTTCGTCGAGCAGCAGGATCGGCGCGTCGCGCAACAGCGCGCGGGCGATCGCGATCCGCTGGCGCTGGCCGCCCGACAGCATGAGCCCGCGTTCGCCGATGCGCGTCGCGTAGCCGTCGGGCAGCGCCAAGATGAAATCGTGCGCGTTGGCCGCACGCGCGGCCGCGATCATGTCCGCGTCGCTCGCGCCGGGGCGGCCGAGCCGCAGGTTGTCGGC encodes:
- the glnP gene encoding glutamine ABC transporter permease GlnP yields the protein MARPGGCAVLESNGERHVNFDWSAIWAALPDLMEGVRLTVFIAFFGLVGGFIVGMIAGMFRAYGPKAMNVLAQVYIELIRGTPIVVQVMFLYFALPLLAHIRIDGLTAAIIAITVNSGAYLAEVVRGALLSIPKGLTEAGLAMGLSMPRVLLKVVGPLAFRRLIPPLGNQCIVSLKDTSLFIVIGVGELTRKGQEIIAGNFQAVEIWTAVAVIYLMLTGAMTLTLRLVEKRMRIL
- the glnQ gene encoding glutamine ABC transporter ATP-binding protein GlnQ, producing MSMIEFQNVSKSFGHVPVLKHIDLKIDAGEVVVVIGPSGSGKSTMLRCINALEKITGGELLVDGQSVRGNASTIRNIRLEAGMVFQQFNLFPQMTALENVMFGPIQVRGASRADARDQAMALLDKVGLESRANHYPSELSGGQQQRVAIARALAIRPRLMLFDEPTSALDPELRHEVLKVMQDLATEGMTMIVVTHEIGFAKRVGTRLLFMDQGGIAEDGHPVDLIDRPPTPRLKEFLKHVS
- a CDS encoding ATP-binding cassette domain-containing protein: MYFDRRLWAMMAGLRWRVAAAVALGLLAMGVGILRFVFLGRVLALVFAGAPVLDIGATVAATAACVLLRAWLDHRRTVLAQHTAGRVQSALRARLFDRIAALGPAWFSGERTGGVMLAVVDGVEQLQTFFGVYLPQLVIAACAPLMIFAVLAWWDVPTAAILLVAALVTLALPQLVHRADRRAALARSAAFKAFGEAFLDAVQGLPTLKAFGQSGAFGAKLAAQARALSDSTFWVLALGLLTRLFTDLGTGLGAAAAIAVGAWRVRHGDMSLEALLIVLMAGSEIFRPLRDLRGVLHQGMIGQSAANAIHALLDAGSAAPAAAASRVPHVRPEIVFDGVSFAYPGRRADAHAALGFTVREGETVAIVGPSGAGKSTIVRLLLRQHDAQGGTIRIGGHDVRTLDADQVREMIAVVAQDATLFDGSVADNLRLGRPGASDADMIAAARAANAHDFILALPDGYATRIGERGLMLSGGQRQRIAIARALLRDAPILLLDEALSSVDAENEALIQQALDRLTRGRTTLVLAHRLSSVIGADRIMVLDQGRVVDEGTHAELIARDGPYRRLMGPQVEAAAEAVGAAATVGGTGARAASGPQVRPLNDDAETIEWPETLRTLLRFVRPWKGKVVLTVLFGIGRVLAFIAVGVIGALVVGGVSRGHANGALVAALLVVAPVAAVLHWLESWLAHDMAYRLLAEMRIALFATLERLAPAGLLRRRSGDLVALATQDVETVEYFYAHTLAPAFVAVLVPAGVLVLLASVAWPLALVLLPFLLWAGLAPVLARRDVDRLGTGARDALGQLGAHLTETIQGLAELTAFQAIARRRAAFVAQADVYGQQRAKLLDDLSAQSAALEVASGLGGLAVAALGALLCARGWFAHEALPLLVLVAVAAFMPVAEIGQVARQLADTIASTRRLRALEKEPVTVVDGTQALSGNATVRFEEADFTYPGRAVPAIDRVSFEVPPGSTVALVGASGAGKSTVASLLLRFWDPQHGRVTLGGVDLRDLRLDDLRQHIALVAQDTYLFNDTLEANIRLAANDASDQDVQRAIDHAALGEFVARLPDGLATRVGERGVQLSGGQRQRVAIARAFLRDAPVLILDEATSHLDTISEQQIRAALEDLMAQRTSVIIAHRLSTVRNADTILVIEHGRIIEAGTHAALIARQGAYARLVSHQASGVAA
- the glnH gene encoding glutamine ABC transporter substrate-binding protein GlnH; translation: MSRRSFLKAVAVIAALGASIAHADTKTLVVGTDTSFMPFEFKQGDKYVGFDLDLWAEIAKDQGWKYTIQPMDFAGLIPALQTQNIDVALSGMTIKEERKKAIDFSAPYYDSGLAAMVQVDNTSIKSIDDLNGKVIAAKTGTATIDWIKAHLKPKEIRQFPNIDQAYLALEAGRVDAAMHDTPNVLFFVNNEGKGKVKVAGQPVSGDKYGIGFPKGSPLVPKVNASLVKIKADGRYAQIYKKWFGAEPPKM